From one Microbulbifer sp. A4B17 genomic stretch:
- a CDS encoding RHS repeat domain-containing protein yields the protein MQFFTGESSQGLTENKWGKNSSLVGTICLGLSLTLCTLFAVPGVWAKPGISSDSTSPRAVSSGNREDFEDMRVKVLGGDVRMTRRWTRNGWEWNSRWNPILTYDEYKIQLEGEELTAFEEFERESRLAALQSLDKGRFRASSGGGAGRFGLAARTGIIPGESCKLPHEYFLFRNGQSYRPNDFFYGFGCPEPVGNEYHAQLRLTLTKNGNNYTWKDRKGNLTFYEAGNLKYYQDKNNVRVTLEYEGDRVKYVKDHHGNTVITYHWQELQGEVEGDSVSTYLLEKLEDYSGRVVTYHYGEDSSDSLNYRQLISVTDMRGFNWTYQYRTLSSGERTLKSMTDPNGRVTTYSTNTDGDINGYVNADGVGTSYSHSYDSSNETYKLTQRDTSGVVTETWYDSSGMLIKKTIGGELQYEISYQYSGDNTASDYADQFKVSSKGSSGGGSGRFSIADMEPVRLISSVTTDARGLETKYYYDTFRNITRTEFADGSYTTTDWNTKLTLPLRERDERGVITEYGYDSNGNLLTLTEALGTSEQRTIRYTYDGYGQMITVTTGESVAGNTTLATTNWDYDGYGNIIKVSDPEDHNTEYRDYDSNGNAKTIVDARKKTWTQNYDSASNLISALNPYGQGNTYLFDNVGQLVKITDASNTSLNVTYNASGLPLTDIDDAGNVHRFIYDKGNRIATITDAEGASIDFEYDQKNRLAATVDGEGNRTENKYHKNQLSKIEYPLYAKELIYDKRNRVEQNKQVANNLENIRNNSYDLAGNLILKTDALKNNVHYQYDNLNRLIAIIDPVNGKEKKTEFVYDSRDNLIQVKDPEGRLTAYTYDRNDRLITEAKHDFIGTNTQQVYSYDSNGNLIEVINAQKEKRVLSYDDANRLSKLEVFFSNTNEFPIKIVDYYYNSKNQYIGYLQYPGADVANASADIVRHGESYSYNSLNRLETVKVDYYGEGDQAESVAFSKTYSYTYYGNGQKKTYTNPEGITYTYYYNNNNQLAAVHIPNEGQLAWTDFHWLAPQTLLLPGGNRITLSYDDFSRVKNQVLVDSAGKDKAKVIYEYDLEGNVRSISTEYGEYRLEYDDLYRMTSASYVLDLFENNESFTYDGVGNRISYKLEKGGSVNNFSSVPSLSNYNNRNQLESTTGDYSANFTYGNNGHTVQKVKNGVKWDYHYNHEERLIAVAKDGITVGKYRYNPYGQRIYKETESATYFLYNQEGMAAEYDHGGNLIREYHFKPGMPWMTEPLFQRVASGEINYYQNSRQGVPQKMLSKSGEVSWEARYFSFGKAKTIVSIVENNLRFPGQYFDSESGLHHNYMRDYDPELGRYIQADPVGLKGGLGNYIYVGNNPSFWSDPLGLYRVHFESPCSGIKGFSQGNECRKNSPEHQKLVKRAQAIRYWLKDLEGKINNLPDCPCKDKLKEIMDNWDLDITLEDSPTDDHTAKTRVYHRGGELNAMKNAWVNAESYGGRTTIYNETFSWDSENNTLYHEFAHMIPDVYVIQPRPVNDPNEAAAVRKYFEVKKFVREGKSLCGN from the coding sequence ATGCAGTTCTTTACCGGGGAATCCTCTCAGGGATTAACGGAAAATAAGTGGGGAAAAAATAGTAGTCTAGTGGGTACTATTTGCTTGGGATTGTCATTAACTCTATGCACTTTATTTGCTGTACCTGGAGTATGGGCAAAACCCGGTATTAGTAGTGATAGTACCTCACCGCGTGCAGTAAGTTCCGGCAATCGCGAAGACTTTGAGGATATGCGGGTTAAGGTCTTAGGGGGCGATGTCCGTATGACCCGCCGCTGGACCCGTAATGGCTGGGAGTGGAACAGTAGATGGAATCCAATCCTTACCTATGATGAATATAAGATCCAGTTAGAAGGAGAGGAACTAACCGCCTTTGAGGAGTTTGAGCGTGAATCCCGCCTGGCAGCTTTGCAATCCCTGGACAAGGGACGCTTTAGAGCTAGCAGTGGCGGCGGTGCTGGCCGCTTTGGCCTTGCGGCCCGTACAGGCATTATTCCAGGAGAAAGCTGCAAGTTACCCCATGAATACTTCCTGTTTCGAAATGGCCAATCATACCGTCCTAACGACTTCTTCTATGGGTTTGGTTGTCCTGAACCTGTGGGTAATGAATACCATGCACAACTCCGTTTAACTTTAACTAAGAATGGCAATAATTACACTTGGAAAGATAGAAAGGGCAACCTAACTTTTTATGAAGCAGGTAACCTGAAATACTACCAAGATAAAAATAACGTGCGGGTTACCCTGGAGTATGAAGGAGACCGGGTAAAATACGTAAAAGACCACCACGGTAACACGGTAATTACTTACCACTGGCAAGAATTACAAGGTGAAGTGGAAGGAGACAGTGTTTCCACTTACCTGTTAGAAAAACTGGAAGATTACTCAGGCCGCGTAGTGACTTATCACTACGGTGAGGACAGTAGTGATAGTCTCAATTATCGGCAGCTGATTTCTGTTACCGATATGCGCGGTTTTAATTGGACCTACCAGTATCGTACCCTTTCCAGTGGTGAGCGTACCTTAAAAAGTATGACTGACCCCAATGGCCGTGTTACAACCTATTCCACTAATACCGATGGTGATATCAATGGTTATGTGAATGCCGATGGTGTTGGTACCAGCTATAGCCATAGTTACGATAGTAGCAATGAAACCTACAAACTGACTCAGCGAGATACCTCAGGTGTAGTCACTGAAACCTGGTATGACTCCTCGGGTATGCTAATTAAGAAAACGATAGGTGGAGAGCTACAGTACGAAATTTCCTACCAATATTCCGGAGATAACACAGCATCTGATTACGCCGATCAATTTAAAGTCTCCTCTAAGGGATCGAGTGGCGGTGGTTCCGGTAGATTTTCTATTGCTGATATGGAGCCAGTTAGGCTAATCAGTAGTGTCACTACGGATGCCCGTGGCCTGGAAACCAAATACTATTACGATACTTTCCGTAATATCACCCGTACCGAGTTTGCCGATGGCAGCTATACCACTACTGATTGGAATACCAAGCTAACCTTACCGCTACGTGAGCGGGATGAGCGCGGTGTTATTACCGAGTATGGATATGATAGTAATGGTAATTTATTAACTCTGACTGAAGCTCTGGGGACTTCCGAGCAACGTACTATCCGTTATACCTATGACGGGTATGGCCAAATGATTACCGTGACTACGGGTGAATCCGTGGCAGGTAATACTACCTTAGCTACGACTAATTGGGACTATGATGGATACGGTAATATCATAAAAGTTTCTGACCCGGAGGATCATAACACTGAATATCGAGATTATGATAGTAATGGTAATGCTAAAACCATTGTGGATGCTCGTAAGAAAACTTGGACTCAGAACTACGATTCTGCAAGTAATTTGATTTCGGCTCTAAATCCGTATGGCCAAGGTAATACTTACTTATTTGATAACGTTGGTCAGTTGGTCAAGATTACCGATGCAAGTAATACAAGTCTTAATGTAACCTATAATGCCTCTGGACTACCGCTGACTGATATTGATGATGCTGGCAACGTACATAGATTTATCTACGATAAGGGCAATCGAATTGCTACTATTACTGATGCTGAAGGCGCATCTATTGACTTTGAATATGATCAGAAAAATCGGTTGGCCGCTACGGTTGATGGTGAGGGGAATCGCACTGAAAACAAGTATCATAAGAACCAATTATCAAAAATTGAATACCCTCTTTATGCTAAAGAATTGATTTATGATAAGCGTAATCGAGTCGAGCAAAATAAACAGGTAGCAAATAATCTTGAAAATATACGTAACAATAGTTATGACTTGGCTGGTAACCTTATACTTAAAACTGACGCGCTGAAAAATAACGTACATTATCAGTATGATAATTTAAATCGCTTGATTGCAATCATTGATCCTGTTAATGGTAAGGAAAAGAAAACAGAGTTTGTTTATGATTCTCGTGATAACCTAATACAAGTCAAAGATCCTGAAGGACGTTTGACAGCCTATACCTACGATAGAAATGATCGGTTAATAACTGAGGCAAAGCATGATTTTATTGGTACCAATACACAGCAAGTATACAGTTATGATAGTAATGGAAATTTAATCGAGGTTATTAACGCTCAAAAAGAGAAGCGTGTATTGAGCTATGATGATGCTAATAGGTTGTCTAAGTTAGAAGTGTTTTTTAGTAATACTAATGAATTTCCAATCAAGATAGTCGATTATTATTATAATAGTAAAAACCAATATATAGGATACCTCCAATATCCTGGTGCTGATGTCGCTAATGCCTCAGCCGATATTGTTCGTCATGGTGAGAGCTATTCATATAATAGCTTAAATCGATTGGAAACTGTCAAGGTAGACTATTATGGTGAGGGCGATCAGGCTGAGTCAGTAGCTTTCTCCAAAACTTACAGCTATACCTATTATGGTAATGGCCAGAAAAAGACTTATACTAATCCAGAAGGTATTACCTATACTTATTATTACAATAATAACAACCAGTTGGCTGCGGTGCATATTCCCAATGAAGGGCAATTAGCCTGGACAGATTTTCATTGGTTAGCACCTCAGACTTTACTCCTGCCTGGCGGTAACAGAATAACATTAAGTTACGATGATTTTTCACGAGTCAAGAATCAGGTACTTGTAGATAGCGCTGGTAAAGATAAAGCTAAGGTAATCTATGAGTATGATCTAGAAGGTAACGTTCGCTCAATCAGTACAGAATATGGTGAATACAGGCTTGAATATGATGATCTATACCGCATGACATCTGCGAGTTATGTATTAGATCTATTTGAGAATAATGAGAGTTTTACTTACGACGGTGTAGGTAATCGAATAAGTTACAAGTTAGAGAAGGGAGGCAGTGTAAATAATTTTAGTTCTGTACCTTCGCTAAGTAATTATAATAATCGTAATCAGCTAGAATCTACTACTGGAGATTATAGTGCTAATTTTACGTACGGTAATAACGGGCATACAGTTCAAAAAGTAAAAAATGGTGTTAAATGGGATTATCATTATAACCATGAAGAACGTTTGATTGCTGTCGCAAAAGATGGGATCACTGTTGGTAAATATAGATATAATCCTTATGGGCAAAGGATATATAAGGAAACTGAGAGTGCTACTTATTTTCTCTATAACCAAGAAGGTATGGCTGCTGAATATGACCATGGTGGCAACTTAATCAGAGAGTATCATTTTAAGCCCGGCATGCCCTGGATGACGGAACCCTTGTTTCAGAGGGTGGCCTCAGGTGAAATAAACTACTATCAAAATAGTCGTCAGGGTGTTCCACAAAAAATGTTGAGCAAATCTGGAGAGGTGAGCTGGGAAGCTCGCTATTTTTCCTTTGGAAAAGCTAAAACGATAGTTTCTATTGTTGAAAACAATCTGAGATTTCCTGGGCAGTATTTTGACTCTGAATCCGGACTGCATCATAACTATATGAGGGATTATGATCCAGAGTTGGGGCGGTATATACAGGCTGATCCTGTCGGATTAAAAGGTGGGTTAGGAAATTATATATATGTTGGGAATAATCCATCTTTCTGGTCGGATCCGCTTGGATTATACCGAGTTCACTTTGAGAGTCCATGCAGTGGAATAAAGGGTTTTAGTCAAGGTAATGAATGCAGAAAGAATAGTCCGGAACATCAAAAATTAGTAAAGCGCGCTCAGGCAATTAGATACTGGCTAAAAGATTTAGAAGGTAAGATAAATAATCTTCCTGATTGCCCTTGTAAAGACAAGCTCAAAGAAATAATGGATAATTGGGATTTAGATATTACTTTAGAGGATTCTCCGACTGATGATCATACAGCAAAAACACGTGTCTATCATAGAGGGGGAGAATTGAATGCAATGAAAAATGCCTGGGTTAATGCTGAATCTTATGGAGGAAGGACAACAATTTATAACGAAACTTTCTCTTGGGATAGTGAAAACAATACACTTTACCATGAGTTTGCACATATGATTCCTGATGTTTATGTTATTCAACCTCGGCCAGTCAATGACCCAAATGAGGCCGCGGCTGTTAGAAAATATTTTGAGGTTAAAAAATTCGTCAGGGAAGGTAAGAGCTTATGTGGAAATTAA
- a CDS encoding DUF3592 domain-containing protein, translated as MLPGLSVKKRFNWFGCVLALTLMVAFAEFAWGIVSPLAKTVFCDLDSSVPGVITSSKGYHRRAETHYSFGYGYFVGGLYYTSEARTHSAWREDIDTIMSRYPVDGEVLVYYDKERPSCSSIEVEEPGFLSFFYLFICIGLPLFVFYGFYIV; from the coding sequence ATGCTTCCTGGGTTATCTGTAAAAAAAAGATTTAATTGGTTTGGTTGTGTCCTGGCGTTAACCCTTATGGTAGCTTTTGCTGAATTTGCTTGGGGTATTGTTTCACCTTTGGCAAAGACTGTATTCTGTGATTTAGATAGTTCTGTCCCAGGAGTAATCACATCTTCTAAAGGCTACCATCGTCGTGCTGAAACTCATTATTCTTTTGGGTATGGGTATTTTGTTGGTGGGCTGTATTATACCTCAGAGGCAAGGACCCACTCTGCTTGGCGGGAGGATATTGATACAATCATGTCAAGGTATCCAGTTGATGGTGAGGTGTTGGTTTATTACGATAAAGAGCGACCATCTTGCTCCTCTATAGAAGTTGAGGAGCCAGGATTCTTATCGTTTTTTTATCTTTTTATATGCATTGGTCTTCCACTTTTTGTTTTTTATGGTTTTTATATTGTTTGA